In Armatimonadota bacterium, the genomic stretch CGGGCCAGGAGTAGACCGACGATCCCAACACCCATCACCGCGAACTCGGAAGGTTCTGGGACTGGGGTGTAGAGAGTGTTGTAATACGTAGTGGAACCGAGCCTGTATCCGCCCACGATCTCTCGGTTATCGTTGATCT encodes the following:
- a CDS encoding PEP-CTERM sorting domain-containing protein, giving the protein MNDNREIVGGYRLGSTTYYNTLYTPVPEPSEFAVMGVGIVGLLLARRRKKRSR